A region of Candidatus Binatus sp. DNA encodes the following proteins:
- a CDS encoding thioesterase II family protein, whose product MSRSTTAAAFDPWISHRKLGPKTRLRLFCFPYAGAGALIFRTWSDNLPADVEVCPLQLPGRGTRMTERPFTHLSPLVEALAQALAPLLDRPFAFFGHSLGALVSFELARRIRRQYGVHPVHLFVSAGRAPQIPHRGPFIHTLPDSEFLMELRRLNGTPSELLGHEELMEIMLPVLRADFAVYETYLYSTEPPLNCPISAFGGLQDNKVSDSDLEAWRAQTSVSFSLRMFPGDHFFLKQPLLLRALFQQLQ is encoded by the coding sequence ATGAGCCGCTCGACAACCGCCGCTGCTTTCGACCCCTGGATTTCACACCGTAAACTCGGGCCAAAGACGCGCCTTCGCTTGTTTTGTTTCCCTTACGCCGGAGCCGGCGCGTTGATCTTTCGCACCTGGTCCGACAATTTGCCGGCGGATGTCGAGGTATGCCCACTTCAACTCCCGGGACGGGGGACTCGGATGACGGAGCGTCCTTTCACTCACCTCTCGCCTCTGGTCGAGGCCCTCGCTCAAGCCCTGGCTCCACTCCTGGACAGGCCTTTTGCCTTCTTCGGCCACAGCCTCGGAGCATTAGTCAGTTTTGAGCTCGCTCGCCGGATCCGAAGACAGTACGGCGTGCATCCTGTTCACCTATTTGTATCTGCTGGTCGTGCTCCTCAAATCCCTCATCGCGGGCCGTTTATCCATACCCTGCCAGATAGCGAGTTTTTAATGGAGCTGCGGCGGCTGAATGGCACGCCCAGCGAGCTTTTGGGCCACGAGGAATTAATGGAAATCATGCTTCCTGTCTTACGGGCAGACTTTGCGGTGTACGAAACCTACCTGTACTCGACTGAGCCGCCCCTGAACTGTCCCATTTCCGCATTTGGCGGCTTGCAGGATAACAAGGTGAGCGACAGCGATCTTGAAGCCTGGCGCGCCCAGACGAGTGTTTCGTTCTCGCTGCGGATGTTTCCCGGCGACCATTTCTTTTTGAAACAGCCTCTTCTGCTTCGGGCGCTTTTTCAGCAGCTGCAATAA
- a CDS encoding thioesterase family protein, with amino-acid sequence MKPIPIGTTGTYARTVAPTDLASQLDASLAAVMSTPAMVAMMELAAMDAIRPFLDAGESSVGMSIEVHHSAATPPGHRVRAKAEVTKVEGRRLDFSVRAFDEVEQVGSGTHRRAVLDAAKFNDRIKAKRKN; translated from the coding sequence ATGAAACCAATTCCAATCGGAACCACGGGAACTTACGCCAGGACCGTTGCGCCCACCGACCTCGCCAGTCAGCTCGACGCGTCGCTCGCCGCCGTCATGTCCACGCCGGCGATGGTCGCGATGATGGAGCTGGCCGCGATGGATGCCATCCGGCCGTTTCTCGATGCGGGCGAAAGTTCGGTCGGCATGTCGATCGAAGTACATCACAGCGCCGCGACGCCGCCGGGGCATCGCGTTCGCGCCAAAGCTGAAGTGACCAAAGTCGAAGGCCGGCGCCTCGATTTTTCCGTGCGCGCCTTCGACGAAGTCGAGCAAGTCGGCTCCGGGACGCATCGGCGCGCCGTACTTGACGCCGCCAAGTTCAACGATCGGATCAAAGCCAAGCGGAAAAATTAG
- a CDS encoding SAM-dependent chlorinase/fluorinase, protein MPTLARSPFPIAIITDFGYRDHYAGAMKGVIASIAPGAAVIDITHGIPAQSVVAGAIALRQSWRYFPARTVFLAVVDPGVGTARAPIAIETSAGARFVGPDNGLLWLAASQAGIRRIVKLASPRHRLTNVSATFHGRDIFAPAAAYLWRGTPISALGPALRSIVQLDLPRPVDSARELRGEVIYVDGFGNLVSNIDRQAAEQFGSRFRHKSLSVRIKRGAAMRLLNAYADAPKGAPLATFGSLGLLEVAVRDGNAAAHFAAGPGSSVSLAAAAGRT, encoded by the coding sequence ATGCCGACGCTCGCGCGAAGCCCTTTCCCGATCGCAATCATAACCGACTTCGGCTATCGCGACCATTATGCCGGTGCGATGAAGGGCGTCATTGCGTCGATCGCTCCCGGCGCAGCCGTGATCGACATCACTCATGGCATTCCCGCACAATCCGTCGTCGCCGGAGCGATCGCTTTGCGCCAGAGCTGGCGCTACTTCCCTGCGCGTACGGTATTCCTTGCGGTTGTCGATCCTGGAGTCGGCACCGCGCGCGCGCCAATTGCAATCGAGACTTCTGCCGGCGCACGCTTCGTCGGACCCGATAACGGCCTGCTGTGGCTCGCCGCGAGCCAGGCTGGAATCAGGCGAATCGTGAAACTGGCTTCGCCCCGCCATCGTCTTACCAACGTGAGTGCCACCTTCCATGGCCGCGACATCTTCGCGCCTGCCGCGGCGTATCTCTGGCGCGGCACCCCGATTTCCGCGCTGGGGCCCGCACTCCGCTCGATCGTGCAGCTCGATCTGCCGCGTCCCGTGGATTCGGCGCGCGAGTTGCGCGGTGAAGTGATCTATGTGGACGGCTTCGGCAATCTGGTAAGCAATATCGATCGCCAGGCGGCCGAACAGTTCGGCTCTCGCTTTCGCCACAAATCCCTTTCCGTTAGGATCAAACGCGGCGCGGCGATGCGATTACTTAATGCTTATGCTGACGCGCCCAAAGGTGCTCCTCTCGCAACATTCGGAAGCCTTGGCCTGCTCGAAGTCGCGGTTCGCGACGGCAACGCTGCCGCGCACTTCGCCGCTGGACCTGGCTCATCGGTGTCGCTGGCCGCGGCCGCAGGCCGCACTTAA
- a CDS encoding outer membrane lipoprotein-sorting protein, translating into MRWQKRSVAMFLGLALSSVALMSHAADEQQMRQTVERVARLFSSKSSIATVKMQITNEDGQRDISMKIWSLGEKILVCITSPQDEAGTAILKEGSDIWYYLPKSNRTVKIPPSMAMNSWMGSDFTIDDLVKETFLTRDYSISTFFKGKRGGVAVDEYTLTPKPDAAVVWGKIILQIRNADAVPTWQGFYDEDGQLVRELTFSDYKSMSGRLIPTRLVMRSTGKAGAQTTIEYEDIAFDVPINEGTFSLPNLK; encoded by the coding sequence ATGCGTTGGCAGAAGAGAAGCGTCGCCATGTTTCTAGGGCTGGCATTGTCGAGTGTGGCTTTGATGTCTCATGCTGCTGACGAGCAACAGATGCGACAGACTGTGGAACGGGTAGCGCGTCTCTTTAGCAGCAAGTCCAGCATCGCTACGGTGAAAATGCAGATCACCAATGAAGATGGGCAACGCGATATCTCGATGAAGATCTGGTCGCTGGGAGAAAAGATTCTTGTCTGCATCACCAGTCCTCAAGACGAAGCAGGCACCGCCATCCTGAAAGAAGGCAGCGACATCTGGTATTATCTTCCTAAGTCGAATCGCACGGTTAAAATTCCGCCTTCAATGGCAATGAATTCATGGATGGGAAGCGACTTCACTATTGATGACCTGGTAAAGGAAACTTTCCTGACACGCGATTACTCCATCAGTACCTTCTTCAAAGGAAAGCGCGGCGGAGTCGCGGTCGATGAATATACTTTGACACCGAAGCCGGATGCCGCGGTGGTGTGGGGGAAGATTATTTTGCAGATTCGCAATGCCGACGCCGTGCCCACATGGCAGGGTTTCTATGATGAGGACGGGCAGTTGGTCCGAGAGCTTACCTTTTCTGATTACAAGTCAATGAGCGGCAGGCTTATTCCTACGCGACTCGTCATGCGGTCCACGGGCAAGGCTGGTGCGCAGACGACGATCGAGTACGAAGACATCGCGTTCGATGTGCCGATCAACGAAGGGACGTTTTCGCTGCCCAACTTGAAGTGA
- a CDS encoding 4'-phosphopantetheinyl transferase family protein: protein MKTLPITSTPTPWGFPPATIRLGSNEVHVWRAFLDELPPQRDSFLHTLAAEEQTRAQRFYFRTDRERFINAHGVLRAILGFYLNREPKCLSFGYSSYGKPALSRDSGGDAIRFNMSHSRGVALYAVTRGRGIGIDLEFIRCDLEVEQIAERFFSRNEIATLRALPTDLQRYAFFLCWTRKEAYIKARGEGLSLPLDQFDVSLIPGKPAALLSTQPDSDEAGRWSLKELTLASGYVAALAVEGRGWTLSCWQWPRPLRSTA, encoded by the coding sequence ATGAAGACACTACCCATCACCTCAACTCCCACACCGTGGGGGTTCCCACCGGCGACGATAAGATTAGGTAGTAACGAAGTACATGTCTGGCGGGCCTTTCTGGACGAGCTCCCGCCGCAGCGCGATAGCTTCCTGCATACCCTTGCGGCAGAAGAGCAAACGAGGGCCCAGCGGTTTTACTTTCGGACGGACCGCGAGCGCTTTATCAACGCTCACGGAGTACTTAGGGCTATACTCGGTTTCTACTTGAATAGAGAACCGAAATGCCTATCCTTCGGTTACAGTTCTTATGGAAAGCCCGCATTGAGCCGGGACTCTGGCGGAGATGCTATCCGCTTTAACATGTCTCACTCTCGCGGAGTGGCCCTCTATGCGGTTACTCGTGGTCGCGGGATCGGCATCGACCTTGAATTCATTCGCTGCGATTTGGAAGTCGAGCAGATCGCTGAGCGTTTTTTCTCGCGCAACGAGATTGCGACACTCCGTGCGCTCCCGACAGACTTGCAGAGATACGCGTTCTTCCTCTGTTGGACCCGCAAGGAAGCCTACATCAAGGCGAGAGGCGAAGGACTCTCTTTGCCTTTGGATCAGTTCGACGTGTCGCTCATTCCCGGAAAACCTGCAGCGTTGTTAAGCACCCAGCCAGATTCAGACGAAGCCGGTCGTTGGTCTTTGAAGGAGTTGACCCTCGCATCCGGCTACGTAGCTGCTCTTGCGGTCGAAGGACGCGGCTGGACTTTGTCCTGCTGGCAATGGCCGCGACCACTTCGAAGTACCGCGTGA
- a CDS encoding ABC transporter ATP-binding protein, which translates to MELKDARKTYRTGIIEVPALRGISLQIAPGEFVATAGPSGSGKTTLLNIIGGLDRADAGEIWVAGQNLQLLSSSELAHLRLQRIGFVFQTYNLLPVLTALENAEFTLLLQGIPAHKRREKVEKLFSEIGLAGLEDRRPAELSGGQQQRVAVARAMVTEPALILADEPTANLDSATAIALLDVMEHLNRVTGTTFIFSTHDPQVMERAHRLIRLRDGQIASDETRDRQDAGMAARGDAG; encoded by the coding sequence GTGGAACTGAAGGACGCGAGGAAGACCTACCGCACTGGAATAATCGAGGTCCCGGCACTGCGTGGGATTTCTCTCCAGATTGCTCCAGGGGAATTCGTGGCTACCGCCGGTCCGTCGGGTTCCGGCAAGACCACGCTGCTCAACATCATCGGCGGGCTCGACCGGGCGGACGCGGGCGAGATATGGGTGGCAGGGCAAAACCTTCAGCTCTTATCTTCAAGTGAGTTGGCGCATCTGCGTTTACAGCGCATCGGCTTTGTGTTCCAAACGTACAACCTGCTGCCTGTCCTTACCGCTTTGGAAAATGCCGAGTTTACGTTGCTCCTACAGGGGATACCTGCGCATAAGCGTAGAGAAAAGGTGGAAAAGCTGTTTTCTGAAATCGGCCTCGCCGGCCTTGAGGACCGTCGCCCGGCGGAGTTGTCTGGCGGGCAGCAGCAACGGGTTGCCGTGGCTCGCGCCATGGTTACAGAACCTGCGCTCATTTTAGCGGATGAGCCCACGGCGAATCTGGACTCTGCCACGGCTATCGCTCTCCTCGATGTGATGGAGCATCTCAATCGTGTTACTGGTACGACTTTCATCTTTTCCACGCATGATCCCCAGGTCATGGAGCGGGCTCATCGTTTGATCCGCTTGCGGGACGGTCAAATAGCGAGCGACGAGACGCGTGACAGGCAAGATGCGGGTATGGCGGCAAGAGGAGACGCTGGCTGA
- a CDS encoding lysylphosphatidylglycerol synthase domain-containing protein produces the protein MSGDPVRKTVVQNLVAYAIAAAIVCYAARGVSWRQVAGAGSHATVWIFLIASLGGFLCWFIGETVLYSRLFSYFHGPTRAVELLPTMAAVYFLQIVNSYVASGAFVLFLHARKRVPWIMGGCTLLFQGYLDALLLAALTLLAIALVPTSPIRLGLNYAAGVLGAGCLIASFWLLWGARLRTGNWLRWIHERPSMASFRMARPSHYIKLFAIRFLIVLGAAFALYGQFVSFHIGVPLMQTLALTPFIVAIGNSPFSPGGIGTTQLVFTLAFARFASKDDLFALSLAVTAFNLAVRIPMGLAMGAPLVEEAVEVESELVTKREVGQL, from the coding sequence GTGAGTGGCGATCCGGTGCGCAAAACGGTGGTGCAAAACCTCGTAGCCTACGCGATAGCGGCCGCAATCGTATGCTACGCTGCACGCGGCGTCTCCTGGAGGCAGGTGGCCGGCGCCGGAAGTCACGCCACGGTGTGGATTTTTCTCATCGCCAGCCTGGGCGGCTTTCTATGCTGGTTTATCGGCGAGACAGTCTTGTATTCCCGCTTGTTCAGTTATTTTCACGGTCCGACCAGAGCGGTCGAACTGCTTCCGACCATGGCCGCCGTCTATTTCCTTCAGATTGTGAACTCCTATGTCGCAAGCGGTGCGTTTGTGCTTTTTCTGCATGCACGCAAGCGTGTGCCCTGGATAATGGGCGGATGCACCTTGCTGTTTCAAGGCTACCTGGATGCCCTGCTGCTGGCCGCATTGACGCTCTTGGCGATCGCTCTCGTGCCGACGTCACCGATTCGGCTGGGTCTCAACTACGCCGCAGGCGTGCTGGGCGCGGGCTGTCTCATCGCTTCGTTCTGGCTCTTATGGGGAGCGCGGCTCCGGACCGGCAACTGGCTCCGATGGATCCACGAACGGCCCTCGATGGCGAGTTTCCGCATGGCGCGGCCGTCGCATTACATCAAGCTCTTCGCCATCAGGTTTCTAATCGTTCTGGGAGCGGCCTTCGCGCTCTACGGACAGTTCGTCAGCTTTCATATCGGGGTCCCGCTCATGCAGACGTTGGCCCTGACGCCATTCATTGTGGCGATTGGGAATTCGCCCTTCTCACCAGGTGGAATCGGAACGACTCAGTTGGTCTTCACCCTGGCGTTTGCCCGGTTTGCCAGCAAGGACGATTTGTTTGCGCTGTCCCTGGCCGTGACCGCCTTCAACCTCGCGGTCCGTATACCGATGGGACTGGCCATGGGTGCACCGCTTGTGGAAGAAGCAGTCGAGGTCGAAAGCGAATTAGTGACCAAGCGCGAGGTTGGGCAGCTATGA
- a CDS encoding HIT family protein, protein MIDRIKSDQIKCDEIKSDRIKAGSFPDFIAELNSSYVILGDQQLYRGYCVLLAKIHATELYLMPADAARLLCDEMRLVAHAIAAVVKPWKMNYECLGNSEPHVHWHLLPRYETDEMRRGPIWLRPETERKVILDENDRRALIGSIRSQLAARFHDARIPPG, encoded by the coding sequence ATGATCGATCGAATCAAGTCCGATCAAATCAAGTGCGATGAAATCAAGTCCGATCGGATCAAGGCCGGCAGCTTCCCCGATTTTATTGCGGAGCTGAACAGTTCCTACGTGATCCTCGGCGATCAGCAGCTCTATCGCGGCTATTGCGTGCTGCTCGCAAAGATCCACGCGACCGAACTTTACCTCATGCCCGCCGACGCCGCCCGCCTGCTCTGCGACGAGATGCGCCTAGTCGCGCACGCCATCGCCGCGGTCGTCAAGCCGTGGAAGATGAACTACGAATGCCTGGGCAATTCGGAGCCGCACGTGCATTGGCATCTGTTGCCACGCTACGAAACCGACGAAATGCGGCGCGGACCAATCTGGCTGCGCCCCGAGACCGAACGAAAGGTAATCCTTGACGAAAATGACCGCCGCGCGCTTATTGGATCGATCCGCAGCCAGCTTGCCGCCCGCTTTCACGACGCGCGCATCCCGCCCGGCTAG
- a CDS encoding cytidine/deoxycytidylate deaminase family protein gives MGLTDGSNKPTPETRPRRPSWDNYFMTITREVAERSTCLRAKVGAVIVRDRSILATGYNGSPAGLPHCTEAGCLIYESRTPDGEIEQNCYRTIHAEINAISQAARNGVAIRDADIYVTHTPCIHCLKVLINTGVRTVYYARPYKLHTIAEMLKHASIKLVEVPADNPVTGAA, from the coding sequence TTGGGATTGACCGACGGCTCGAACAAACCGACTCCCGAGACCAGGCCCCGCCGCCCGAGCTGGGACAATTACTTCATGACGATCACGCGCGAGGTCGCGGAGCGATCGACCTGCCTGCGCGCCAAGGTCGGCGCCGTAATCGTGCGCGACCGCAGCATCCTGGCGACCGGCTACAACGGCTCGCCGGCAGGATTGCCGCATTGCACCGAGGCCGGATGCCTCATCTACGAATCGCGCACGCCCGACGGAGAAATCGAGCAGAATTGCTATCGCACCATCCACGCCGAGATCAACGCGATCTCGCAAGCGGCGCGCAACGGCGTCGCGATTCGCGACGCCGACATTTACGTCACTCACACGCCGTGCATCCATTGCCTCAAGGTGCTGATCAACACCGGTGTGCGCACCGTGTACTACGCGCGCCCGTACAAGCTCCACACCATCGCCGAGATGCTTAAGCACGCCAGCATCAAACTCGTCGAGGTCCCCGCCGACAATCCTGTCACAGGCGCCGCATGA
- a CDS encoding ABC transporter permease gives MAAIAFGYVMLLFVACLMTGLRWQMIENGTCLVMSQIQVHAPDYYPSRSIQKTLGGRQGTDVSALLAAVISDRRVYAAAPRVYGYGLLSAAHRSAGVELMGIVPDEEPKVTILNRQVVKGSYLTARMPKGVVIGDKLASTIGIGVGSEIVLLTQAADGSMGNDVYTVVGTFCSGLDAVDRGLVLMSLSSLQDLLHLAPARIHEVGIKLNDITAATTVAAALELQLDKTLPVRVMAWPELAPELANYVQFNHGITFVLFFIFFLLAVIGVMNTMLMAVFERTRELGMLMALGMRPGQVIVLILTEAGGLAVASLVVGGALGVPVLWYLQVHGLDLGGATGGVISLAGVVVGRLWYGRQDFPAYGQAALGLAVTALVSALYPAWRAAHFRPTEAIRKV, from the coding sequence ATGGCCGCCATAGCGTTTGGCTATGTCATGCTACTGTTCGTTGCGTGCCTGATGACCGGCCTGAGATGGCAGATGATCGAGAACGGTACTTGTCTTGTCATGTCCCAGATTCAGGTGCATGCTCCCGATTACTACCCCAGCCGTTCTATTCAGAAGACCCTGGGCGGGAGGCAAGGGACAGATGTCAGCGCTTTGCTGGCAGCCGTCATTTCAGATCGCCGGGTTTATGCTGCGGCGCCCAGAGTCTACGGATACGGCTTGCTAAGTGCGGCCCATCGCTCCGCTGGAGTTGAGCTAATGGGAATCGTTCCGGATGAGGAACCGAAGGTTACTATTCTAAATAGGCAGGTAGTAAAAGGTAGTTACCTGACTGCGCGGATGCCAAAGGGGGTAGTGATAGGAGATAAGCTCGCGAGCACGATTGGCATAGGCGTGGGCTCGGAAATCGTTTTGCTGACGCAGGCTGCCGATGGTTCGATGGGCAACGACGTGTACACAGTCGTGGGGACTTTCTGCAGTGGTCTTGATGCTGTGGATCGGGGTTTGGTTCTCATGTCTCTGTCTTCTCTACAGGACCTTTTGCACCTGGCACCGGCGAGGATTCATGAAGTTGGTATCAAGCTGAATGACATAACGGCGGCTACTACCGTGGCTGCCGCACTTGAGCTTCAACTGGATAAAACTCTTCCCGTACGGGTAATGGCGTGGCCTGAGCTGGCGCCGGAGCTGGCCAATTACGTGCAGTTCAATCACGGCATCACCTTTGTTCTCTTTTTCATTTTCTTCCTGTTGGCGGTGATCGGTGTCATGAACACCATGCTAATGGCGGTGTTTGAGCGGACGCGTGAACTGGGCATGCTCATGGCTTTAGGAATGCGCCCAGGTCAGGTGATTGTTTTGATCCTGACAGAGGCTGGCGGGTTGGCGGTGGCGAGCCTGGTTGTGGGAGGCGCGCTTGGCGTCCCGGTCCTCTGGTATTTGCAGGTGCACGGTCTGGATTTGGGTGGCGCCACCGGCGGAGTAATCTCTTTGGCAGGAGTAGTGGTGGGGCGCCTCTGGTATGGCCGGCAGGATTTTCCCGCCTATGGGCAAGCGGCACTCGGGCTGGCCGTCACAGCTCTGGTATCTGCGCTCTATCCCGCCTGGCGAGCTGCTCATTTTCGGCCGACGGAAGCGATTCGTAAGGTTTAA
- a CDS encoding ABC transporter permease, with protein MKISWRNLWRNPRGTALTALALGLGLALLLISLGLLDGGHEQMIADGVRFGPGHVVIQAKGYQDSSSDELLLPAQVVSRIEAFLQTAEMKKIVRGVSPRLLATGLLSSSANSAGVRITGVNPQDEPAVSLIPERIVEGTYLRNDKPSGVVIGAELARKLEVKIGSRVVLMTQALRQPGNETRNGAGEEMQSTLLRVSGIFRTGLEAIDANIIQLPLPAAQTLLGVLDGQVTQVALLLQQEGDSPLVARALQKQLSGASVEVLTWRESIPMLAQILGLDHAFNYIMNGVILAMVGLGILNTILMRVLERRYEFGVCKALGLRPRQLAAMVIGESLALTAISLALGLALGLSVAHYFATSGLDLRWIFKAGLPPALVFDPILYSRLSLNRIVWSVSIVFMMATIISVYPALKAARTELPGALKVL; from the coding sequence GTGAAGATCAGCTGGCGCAATCTCTGGCGCAATCCCCGAGGTACAGCGCTTACGGCCCTGGCTCTGGGTTTGGGTCTCGCGTTGCTTCTGATCTCTCTGGGGCTGCTCGATGGCGGGCACGAGCAAATGATCGCCGACGGTGTGCGGTTTGGTCCGGGACATGTAGTGATACAGGCGAAAGGGTATCAAGACTCGAGCTCTGACGAGCTGCTGCTTCCGGCCCAAGTGGTCTCCAGGATCGAAGCGTTTTTGCAAACCGCGGAAATGAAGAAGATTGTGCGAGGAGTCAGTCCGAGGCTTCTAGCAACCGGGCTTCTAAGTTCCTCGGCCAATTCTGCCGGCGTGAGAATCACGGGGGTGAATCCGCAAGACGAACCCGCGGTATCGCTGATCCCGGAGCGGATAGTCGAAGGGACGTATCTGCGTAACGACAAGCCTTCTGGCGTTGTCATTGGCGCCGAGCTGGCTCGCAAGCTCGAGGTAAAGATAGGTTCTCGCGTGGTTCTCATGACTCAGGCGCTGCGACAGCCCGGCAATGAAACCAGGAATGGAGCCGGAGAAGAGATGCAAAGCACTCTTTTGCGGGTGAGTGGCATCTTCCGCACGGGATTAGAAGCGATCGACGCTAACATCATTCAACTACCGTTGCCCGCGGCACAGACCCTGCTCGGAGTTCTAGACGGCCAGGTGACTCAGGTAGCTCTCCTGTTGCAACAGGAGGGTGACTCGCCGCTGGTAGCAAGAGCCTTGCAGAAGCAATTGAGCGGAGCTTCGGTTGAAGTCCTGACCTGGCGAGAATCAATACCGATGCTTGCTCAGATTCTTGGGCTGGACCACGCCTTCAACTACATCATGAACGGCGTAATACTGGCGATGGTAGGGTTGGGAATACTCAACACGATTCTCATGAGAGTACTGGAGCGCCGGTATGAATTTGGCGTTTGTAAAGCTCTTGGTCTTCGGCCTCGGCAGCTTGCTGCAATGGTCATCGGCGAGTCTCTGGCCCTCACGGCGATAAGCCTGGCCCTGGGACTAGCGTTGGGTTTGAGCGTCGCCCATTATTTCGCAACGTCGGGATTGGACCTGCGCTGGATATTCAAGGCAGGTCTTCCACCGGCGCTTGTGTTTGATCCTATTCTCTACTCACGCTTAAGCCTGAATCGAATCGTCTGGTCTGTTAGCATTGTATTCATGATGGCGACGATCATTTCCGTTTATCCGGCGCTCAAGGCAGCGCGAACAGAACTGCCGGGCGCGTTGAAGGTGCTCTAG
- a CDS encoding site-2 protease family protein — MDEIAAHKDAPTVLTSIPRHTAAVEPAARSLEPRRIPPLNIALFLLTLLTTTTAGAYMNGEEVSFAHPFLAVAALRSGLSFSIPLMMILLAHEMGHYLTSRYHGVDASLPYFIPAPPSPFIIGTFGAFIRMRAPARTRRVMFDIGAAGPWAGVMLAIPAVIIGLYLSDVTPLDKSAGGLELGNSLLFLGLSRLVLGVDPSTVNVNLNPIAFAGWLGLFVTTLNLLPVGQLDGGHVIYALFPRRHRTISVLFVISCVLMVLVPLALGLNFWGGWLLWAVLSVALGLGHPSTIDRDTPLNPRRALAAWLTVALFIVTFSPVPLAFVQPEAPLQPQQDEHSQEIIHHVPHYDEMLRRLGCVRI, encoded by the coding sequence ATGGATGAAATAGCCGCACACAAGGACGCTCCCACGGTCCTTACCAGTATTCCGCGCCACACCGCTGCGGTGGAACCGGCCGCGCGCTCGCTCGAGCCTCGGCGAATCCCGCCGCTCAACATCGCTCTGTTCTTGCTGACTCTGCTGACCACCACCACCGCCGGCGCGTACATGAATGGCGAGGAGGTCTCCTTCGCGCATCCGTTTCTCGCCGTTGCGGCGCTGCGCTCGGGACTCTCGTTCTCGATTCCCCTGATGATGATTCTCCTCGCGCATGAGATGGGACACTACCTGACCTCGCGCTACCACGGCGTCGATGCCTCCCTGCCTTATTTTATCCCGGCGCCGCCGTCCCCCTTCATCATCGGGACCTTTGGCGCATTCATCCGGATGCGAGCGCCTGCGCGCACTCGCCGCGTGATGTTCGACATTGGCGCCGCCGGCCCGTGGGCGGGTGTGATGCTCGCGATACCCGCCGTCATCATCGGCCTGTATCTTTCCGACGTGACGCCGCTGGACAAATCTGCCGGCGGTCTCGAGCTGGGCAACTCGCTCCTGTTTCTCGGTCTCTCGCGCCTGGTGCTGGGCGTCGATCCTTCGACCGTCAACGTGAACCTCAATCCGATCGCATTCGCGGGATGGCTCGGGCTGTTCGTCACCACGCTGAACCTGTTGCCGGTCGGACAGCTCGACGGCGGCCATGTGATCTACGCGCTGTTCCCGCGCCGTCATCGCACGATCTCGGTGCTGTTCGTTATCTCGTGCGTGCTGATGGTACTGGTGCCGCTTGCGCTCGGGCTGAATTTCTGGGGCGGATGGCTGCTGTGGGCTGTCCTGTCGGTCGCGCTCGGATTGGGGCATCCGTCCACCATCGATCGCGACACCCCGCTGAACCCACGCCGCGCTCTGGCGGCATGGCTTACCGTCGCGCTGTTCATCGTCACCTTCAGCCCGGTGCCTCTCGCTTTCGTGCAACCCGAGGCGCCTTTGCAGCCGCAGCAGGATGAACACTCTCAGGAAATAATCCATCACGTGCCGCACTACGACGAGATGCTGCGCCGTCTCGGTTGCGTCCGAATCTGA
- a CDS encoding DNA-3-methyladenine glycosylase produces the protein MTESRRLPREFYARPVLVVARECIGKVLVHRTAQGVAAGRIVEAEAYRGPLDLAAHSARGLTRRTAAMYGPPGYAYVFLLYGISWAMNLVTTADGEPHAVLIRAIEPMRGIDLMARRRRKPPDSRELTNGPGKLTNALAITGADYGRDLCAGWLYLEHSQLPVGRIGRSPRINVDYAGHWASRRWRFYERGNRYVSVAPRD, from the coding sequence ATGACTGAATCGCGAAGGCTGCCGCGCGAATTTTACGCCCGCCCCGTCCTGGTCGTGGCCCGCGAATGCATCGGCAAAGTCCTCGTCCATCGCACTGCCCAGGGCGTGGCGGCCGGCCGAATCGTAGAGGCCGAGGCCTATCGCGGCCCCCTCGATCTTGCAGCGCATAGCGCGCGCGGTCTGACCAGGCGAACCGCCGCCATGTACGGGCCGCCGGGCTACGCATACGTATTTCTGCTCTACGGAATCAGCTGGGCGATGAACCTGGTGACTACCGCCGACGGCGAACCGCACGCAGTACTGATTAGAGCGATCGAACCGATGCGAGGTATCGATTTGATGGCGCGGCGGCGGCGCAAACCGCCGGATTCTCGTGAACTGACTAATGGCCCCGGCAAATTGACTAATGCACTGGCTATTACCGGCGCCGACTATGGTCGGGATTTGTGCGCTGGATGGCTATATCTAGAGCACTCCCAACTTCCGGTCGGGAGAATCGGCCGGTCGCCAAGGATCAACGTCGATTACGCCGGCCATTGGGCCTCGAGGCGATGGCGCTTTTATGAACGCGGCAACCGTTACGTCTCGGTCGCGCCGCGCGATTAG